A window of Nicotiana tabacum cultivar K326 chromosome 24, ASM71507v2, whole genome shotgun sequence contains these coding sequences:
- the LOC142177998 gene encoding uncharacterized protein LOC142177998: MIQHPDKNYIDHIEVEIRDQHAYCFHVDGLPDGKPWYHNIRKFFATREYPENATNGQKRAFKRLANHFFLNREVLYRRTPDLGLLRCVDTAEATWLFEEIHASLCGPYMNGFTLAKKILRVGYFWMTMKSDSIRYV; the protein is encoded by the coding sequence atgattcagcatccagacaagaactacaTCGACCATATCGAGGTAGAGATTAgggatcagcatgcctattgctTCCATGTAGATGGATTACCAGATGGTAAACCATGGTATCACAACATTAGGAAATTCTTTGCAACCAGAGAATACCCAGAGAATGCTACTAATGGTCAAAAGCGAGCCTTCAAAAGGTTGGCAAACCACTTCTTCCTCAATAGGGAAgtcctgtacaggaggaccccAGATTtaggtttgttgagatgtgtagatACTGCCGAGGCAACCTGGTTATTTGAAGAAATACATGCAAGCTTGTGCGGACCCTACATGAATGGGTTCACACtagccaagaagattttgagagttggatacttttggatgactatgaaaAGTGACAGTATCCGCTACGTATag